A single Cyclopterus lumpus isolate fCycLum1 chromosome 3, fCycLum1.pri, whole genome shotgun sequence DNA region contains:
- the LOC117725126 gene encoding secretory carrier-associated membrane protein 5-like codes for FVPEPNFPPLPGFIPLKPCFYQDFEEIPEQHRSMCKKMYYLWILNSATLAVNLIGCFAWMFGGGGVTNFGLAIIWLIMFTPCSYVCWFRPLYKAFKSDSSFNFMQFFFVFMAQVAISIIQSIGIPGWGVCGWLATLSFFSYNILIALIMLVPTIMFTAVASLSFIALTRIHNYYRGSGASMSKAQEEWTTGAWKNPEVQAAAQQAAMGAAAGAMQDQHTSPQYNDNQM; via the exons TTTGTCCCAGAGCCCAACTTCCCCCCACTGCCGGGATTCATTCCACTGAAGCCATGCTTCTACCAGGACTTTGAGGAGATCCCTGAACAACACCGCAGCATGTGCAAGAAAATGTACTACCTGTGGATAT TGAATAGTGCTACTCTCGCTGTGAATCTTATTGGCTGCTTTGCTTGGATGTTTGGGGGAGGTGGAGTGACCAACTTTGGACTGGCTATCATCTGGCTAATCATGTTCACTCCCTGCTCCTATGTCTGCTGGTTCAGGCCCTTGTACAAGGCCTTCAA gAGTGACAGCTCCTTCAACTTCATGCAGTTCTTTTTTGTGTTCATGGCCCAAGTCGCCATCAGCATCATCCAAAGCATTGGCATCCCTGGATGGGGAGTATG CGGTTGGTTGGCTACCTTGTCCTTCTTTAGCTATAATATTTTGATTGCCCTCATCATGTTGGTCCCTACCATCATGTTCACTGCAGTGGCCTCACTGTCCTTCATTGCCCTCACCAGG ATCCATAACTACTACCGTGGCAGTGGGGCCAGCATGTCCAAAGCTCAGGAGGAATGGACCACGGGAGCCTGGAAAAACCCTGAAGTCCAGGCAGCGGCCCAGCAGGCGGCCATGGGGGCAGCTGCTGGAGCCATGCAGGACCAGCACACCAGCCCACAATATAACGACAACCAGATGTAG